One genomic segment of Hordeum vulgare subsp. vulgare chromosome 2H, MorexV3_pseudomolecules_assembly, whole genome shotgun sequence includes these proteins:
- the LOC123429520 gene encoding uncharacterized protein LOC123429520 encodes MLVGEALVGGRRRRGPCSPARALERWERARVLERWERARALERWERVVARRKVVRVQERSRWRGACARRRCYGGCRPLQRAAELGAPRSGPRGPALARVNHFAPTHPSPSSHPSQPPPVVAAGLCTRAVTLTVAAMLCHGESRRRRLRAGAVQVIIVACWTRSRWWPACWRCAGRCPNLRLPTFLGFPLLVLPSSPTFFVMSGLHMHLRSLLRGRGEIPAQRRPALSTATPEGAVTSLEVLA; translated from the coding sequence ATGCTGGTGGGCGAAGCCCTCGTCggtggacggcggcggcggggcccttGTTCGCCTGCTCGCGCGCTGGAGCGGTGGGAACGTGCTCGCGTGCTGGAGCGGTGGGAACGTGCTCGCGCGCTGGAGCGGTGGGAGCGTGTGGTGGCGCGTCGGAAAGTTGTCCGCGTGCAGGAGAGGTCGAGATGGCGCGGTGCGTGTGCGCGGAGGCGCTGCTACGGCGGTTGCCGACCGCTGCAGCGAGCGGCAGAGCTGGGGGCGCCCAGATCTGGGCCGCGCGGGCCCGCCTTGGCCCGAGTCAACCACTTTGCCCCCACccacccttctccctcctcccacccctcccagccgccgccggtgGTTGCCGCTGGGTTGTGCACGCGCGCGGTGACCCTGACGGTTGCTGCCATGCTGTGCCACGGCGAATCCCGGCGGCGGAGGCTGCGGGCCGGCGCGGTGCAGGTGATCATTGTCGCCTGCTGGACACGCTCCCGGTGGTGGCCGGCCTGCTGGCGCTGCGCTGGCCGGTGCCCAAACCTGCGACTACCGACGTTCCTAGGCTTcccactccttgtgcttccgtcttCTCCAACGTTCTTCGTCATGTCTGGTCTGCATATGCATCTGAGGTCCTTGCTCAGGGGTCGGGGCGAAATCCCCGCGCAGCGTCGGCCTGCGCTTTCAACGGCGACGCCCGAGGGTGCCGTCACCTCCTTGGAGGTGTTGGCATGA